From Aedes albopictus strain Foshan chromosome 1, AalbF5, whole genome shotgun sequence, one genomic window encodes:
- the LOC134290397 gene encoding uncharacterized protein LOC134290397, which produces MLTGANTVEEAKQLAEEMVELTASGGFNLRKWNSNSKELLAQLPQELLDSRALLELDSSSSPVKTLGLQWEPQSDSFRYDSPQWNNDVVPTKRIVLAEAARLFDPLGLIGPVVVIAKIFLQELWKHNCGWDDPLPEAMQQFWQEYRLNLTALSSFSIPRWIGYKAEAVSMELHGFCDASDKAYGACIYTRCTLMDSSVEVRLLIAKSRVAPLEDLKRNKKRLSTPRLELSSALLLCHLYEKVKASIRIPHNASFWTDSTIVVHWLSSLPSRWQIFVANRVSEIQHITKGFVWNHVAGAENPADVISRGMTPAQLLYHTIWLEGPAWLRRDRSTWPVASPEEDFDRTLLEERSAVAIPAQSKPNSELFGLHSSLFVLVRRVAWIRRFIHNCRRPEEVRSGNINHIEHQEAMLSLVRLAQNESFPEEISALQRGNQVKPSSPIHKLWPILVEGVLRVGGRLSEAPVSSTLDYHLRLFHAGQQLLTSSVREKFWPTQIRRLANTIIHECVSCFRNKPKVLDQLMANLPSERVSPAPPFVKVGVDYCGPFFVANSNRRAAPRKYFLAVFVCLVTKAVHLELVGVLPLLLRSNVLSHVEVNPSW; this is translated from the exons ATGTTGACCGGAGCGAACACCGTAGAGGAAGCGAAGCAGTTGGCGGAAGAAATGGTGGAACTCACTGCATCCGGAGGATTCAACCTACGAAAATGGAACTCCAATAGCAAGGAGCTGCTGGCACAACTGCCACAAGAACTGTTGGATAGCCGAGCATTGTTAGAGCTGGATTCATCGTCCTCTCCAGTGAAGACACTAGGCTTGCAATGGGAGCCACAATCAGACAGCTTCCGATACGACTCACCACAGTGGAATAACGATGTTGTTCCAACCAAACGTATAGTTCTCGCTGAAGCGGCTCGGTTATTTGACCCACTAGGCTTGATCGGTCCTGTAGTCGTTATCGCAAAAATCTTTCTACAAGAACTGTGGAAACACAATTGCGGCTGGGATGATCCATTACCTGAAGCGATGCAACAATTTTGGCAAGAATACAGGTTGAACTTGACCGCCCTGTCCTCCTTTTCGATTCCACGCTGGATTGGATACAAGGCCGAAGCAGTTTCAATGGAATTGCATGGGTTTTGTGATGCATCGGACAAGGCCTACGGTGCGTGCATCTACACACGTTGCACGCTGATGGATTCTTCAGTAGAAGTACGCTTGCTCATTGCCAAATCCCGTGTTGCGCCGTTGGAGGACCTCAAACGGAACAAGAAGAGACTGTCAACCCCTCGTCTTGAGCTTTCGTCCGCATTGCTACTTTGTCATCTGTACGAGAAGGTCAAGGCCAGCATTCGCATTCCCCATAACGCAAGCTTCTGGACCGATTCGACAATCGTTGTGCATTGGCTATCCTCTTTGCCCTCGAGATGGCAGATTTTCGTAGCCAATCGTGTTTCCGAGATTCAGCACATCACCAAGGGTTTCGTTTGGAATCACGTAGCTGGTGCGGAAAATCCGGCGGATGTCATTTCTCGAGGTATGACCCCGGCTCAACTGCTGTATCACACAATTTGGCTTGAAGGTCCGGCATGGCTGCGTCGAGACCGCAGCACTTGGCCGGTGGCAAGCCCCGAAGAGGATTTCGATCGAACATTACTGGAAGAGCGAAGCGCAGTTGCAATCCCAGCTCAGTCCAAGCCAAACAGCGAGTTATTCGGTCTACATTCGTCTTTGTTCGTATTGGTGCGAAGAGTTGCATGGATTCGCCGTTTCATCCACAATTGTCGACGCCCAGAAGAAGTACGCAGCGGAAACATCAACCACATCGAACACCAAGAAGCCATGCTGTCGCTGGTACGTCTGGCCCAGAACGAATCGTTTCCAGAAGAGATTTCTGCACTACAGCGCGGAAATCAAGTGAAACCGTCATCTCCAATCCACAAACTCTGGCCAATACTCGTCGAAGGTGTACTGCGTGTCGGTGGTAGACTTTCAGAAGCACCTGTGTCATCAACTC TAGACTACCACTTGAGGCTGTTTCACGCGGGTCAACAGCTGCTAACCAGCAGTGTACGAGAGAAGTTCTGGCCCACTCAAATCCGTCGACTAGCAAACACGATTATCCACGAATGTGTATCCTGTTTCCGTAACAAGCCGAAGGTGTTAGATCAGCTCATGGCAAACCTACCGTCAGAACGTGTATCGCCAGCACCGCCATTCGTGAAGGTTGGTGTGGACTATTGCGGGCCATTCTTCGTTGCCAACTCCAACCGACGCGCAGCTCCACGGAAATATTTTCTCGCTGTCTTCGTGTGCTTGGTGACTAAGGCAGTTCACCTTGAACTGGTTGGAGTGCTGCCTTTATTGCTGCGTTCAAACGTTTTGTCGCACGTCGAGGTAAACCCGTCCTGGTAA
- the LOC134290399 gene encoding uncharacterized protein LOC134290399, whose translation MEKTLSESSQARLKQKEAENEKVVLDVENNYCRLKAALMSRLSKQPSTQPNLQQLTAQGTSTGLSRVKLPEIRLPTFGGHLKDWVTFRDTFRSLIHNNPQLTEMDKFTYLRSSLSGEALQEINSVEMSDVNYVVAWTMLEKRYENKKLIVKAHLDALFSIEPIRREGYELLSRLISDFDKHLLMLDKVGEDTNNWSTILVYMVCSRLDSTTLRNWETHHNSKEVPKYKDLMHFLRDQCSVLQSVAPAKTIVVPEKKAKFSVTNSVVQPAFKCPFCGEGFHSAFRCLKFLKLKVPERSEAVRRSRLCLNCLYPGHQARVCSRGACHHCQQKHHSLLHPEQQPPSEHRNRSSVPQGQPRPSAVNQQQPQTQLPNQHQPAQAHTTQQPTRTPSASHSQSTAQPSTSHQSSTNQNTVALPTNTQFSTQDILLSTALVCVQDSYGNSQLARALLDSCSQFCFMTTQFSSKLNLQSSAEHMSVQGIGGSVTVARKSVKATVLPRISDLSPFHEEMTFSVLPELTATLPARKINVVNWNFPSNIIFADPQFHEPGRIDLIIGAEHYLDLLTDGREKIVDGGPTLQNTVFGWIVSGRAIDHSLSVQQTSAYSCTLANLQEQLSKFWELETCHTHCTQSVEETACEAYYDQTTVRDEGGRFVVTLPKRDYIVAQLGESEGIATRRFLGLERRFQQNPELKAAYAEFIREYEQLGHMVEVPVSASQGNEVSPVYYLPHHAVFKLNSTTTKLRVVFDASCKTSSGVSLNDALMVGPVIQEDLISITLRMATGLSSELFIEAHPMNP comes from the exons ATGGAGAAAACACTCAGTGAATCATCGCAGGCTCGGCTCAAGCAGAAGGAAGCAGAGAATGAGAAGGTCGTGCTGGATGTCGAGAACAATTATTGTCGTTTGAAAGCTGCATTGATGAGCCGATTATCGAAACAACCTTCAACTCAGCCCAACCTGCAGCAACTAACGGCTCAAGGTACTTCAACTGGTCTGTCTCGTGTCAAGCTTCCGGAAATCCGTCTACCAACCTTCGGAGGACATCTCAAGGACTGGGTGACCTTTCGCGATACTTTTCGGAGTTTGATCCATAATAACCCACAGCTAACGGAAATGGACAAATTCACGTATCTACGGTCATCGCTCAGTGGAGAAGCTCTTCAGGAGATCAATTCCGTGGAAATGTCAGACGTCAACTATGTGGTTGCCTGGACGATGCTGGAGAAGCGATATGAAAACAAGAAATTGATTGTTAAAGCCCATCTTGATGCCTTGTTTTCGATTGAGCCCATACGCAGAGAAGGATACGAGTTGCTCAGTCGTCTAATCAGCGATTTTGATAAACATCTTCTCATGTTGGATAAAGTTGGAGAAGACACAAACAACTGGAGCACCATTCTTGTCTACATGGTGTGCTCTCGTTTAGATTCCACCACGCTTCGAAATTGGGAAACACACCATAACTCAAAGGAAGTGCCCAAGTACAAGGACCTCATGCATTTCCTAAGAGATCAGTGCTCCGTGTTGCAGTCTGTGGCTCCAGCTAAGACTATCGTCGTCCCTGAGAAGAAGGCAAAGTTCTCCGTCACCAACTCTGTTGTTCAACCAGCGTTCAAGTGCCCATTTTGTGGAGAAGGATTCCATTCTGCTTTCCGATGTCTGAAGTTCCTGAAACTGAAGGTTCCCGAGCGCAGCGAAGCAGTACGAAGAAGTCGGCTTTGCCTGAACTGCCTATATCCTGGACATCAGGCGCGTGTATGCAGTAGAGGAGCATGCCACCATTGCCAGCAGAAGCATCATTCCCTGCTGCACCCGGAACAGCAGCCACCAAGCGAACATCGGAACAGATCCTCCGTCCCACAAGGGCAACCTAGACCCTCAGCAGTCAATCAGCAGCAACCACAGACACAGTTACCAAACCAGCACCAACCTGCACAAGCTCACACTACACAGCAACCCACACGCACACCTTCCGCATCACACTCGCAATCCACCGCACAACCATCCACCTCACATCAATCAAGCACCAATCAGAACACTGTAGCCCTGCCGACAAACACACAGTTTTCTACGCAAGATATTCTATTATCAACTGCTCTTGTCTGCGTACAGGACAGTTACGGCAATTCGCAACTAGCCCGCGCGTTGCTAGATTCGTGTTCGCAGTTTTGCTTTATGACAACACAGTTCTCTAGCAAACTGAACCTACAAAGTTCGGCTGAACATATGTCGGTTCAAGGCATCGGTGGTTCTGTAACCGTAGCACGGAAGTCGGTGAAAGCGACAGTCCTCCCTCGAATTTCGGATTTGTCACCATTCCACGAGGAGATGACTTTCTCCGTCTTACCCGAACTGACTGCAACCTTACCAGCACGGAAGATTAACGTCGTCAACTGGAATTTCCCGAGCAACATCATATTCGCCGATCCGCAGTTCCACGAGCCAGGTCGTATAGATCTAATCATTGGAGCAGAACATTATCTGGATCTGCTCACCGACGGTCGGGAGAAAATTGTGGATGGAGGCCCTACGCTGCAGAACACAGTTTTCGGATGGATAGTGTCTGGTCGAGCAATCGATCATTCGTTATCAGTGCAGCAAACGTCAGCATATTCCTGCACACTTGCGAACCTACAAGAACAACTATCAAAGTTTTGGGAACTGGAAACCTGCCACACCCATTGCACTCAGTCTGTGGAAGAAACCGCATGTGAAGCATACTACGACCAAACAACCGTTCGCGATGAAGGTGGTAGATTCGTCGTCACTCTTCCCAAGAGAGATTACATCGTTGCTCAGCTCGGAGAATCAGAAGGCATTGCAACCAGAAGGTTTCTCGGCTTGGAGAGAAGATTTCAACAGAATCCAGAACTGAAGGCAGCGTATgcagagttcatccgggaatatgAACAGCTTGGACACATGGTGGAAGTTCCAGTTTCGGCATCACAAGGCAACGAAGTCTCCCCTGTATACTACCTTCCTCATCATGCAGTATTCAAACTAAACAGCACCACAACCAAACTGCGCGTGGTGTTCGATGCGTCTTGCAAAACCAGCAGTGGAGTTTCGCTCAATGATGCGCTAATGGTCGGCCCCGTAATCCAAGAAGACTTGATCTCCATCACTCTCCG CATGGCGACCGGTCTCTCCAGCGAATTGTTTATCGAAGCTCACCCGATGAACCCCTGA